Proteins from one Malaya genurostris strain Urasoe2022 chromosome 2, Malgen_1.1, whole genome shotgun sequence genomic window:
- the LOC131427686 gene encoding uncharacterized protein LOC131427686 yields the protein MFRKVVTSKIDSGITQKSKTRSNILQPSERPKSASLCDKQRSTRTPQQRPWSSSVLLEKKSNTALQPIHVLGHRPAYLKKTKSVPVNNDNGTMANDAERLPSIKGENPPKSIPNELGRPANIDRQTTFVRQENFPPDDESPMSMAMNKQNFSCQVPDRKNIEPNSTDHKDAIHEIHNLKAEISRLNRMIAGDQNALQQRDKRIKELENSMYDVRVELIRLGAEKDNLEQQVQVLNERLEATSGLEELEDKICRMALEMERLKSENETFRKHQCHLEYGFSEVEEDSTIPDELPGCALEEDRGRNPMMVERLNRKLDKYRVSRSKLRYVLGQLMVENQRMRSIIENRPPIIDNPYEGEHHLISNEFDGIIINRFIFHEQLRSHKRSKQSSIAVKKYEA from the exons ATGTTTCGAAAAGTTGTTACTTCAAAAATTGACTCCGGGATTACGCAAAAATCTAAAACAAggtcgaacattcttcaaccatcGGAGCGACCGAAGAGTGCCAGTCTCTGTGACAAACAACGCTCGACTCGAACGCCACAGCAGCGTCCTTGGTCTTCCAGTGTATTGTTGGAGAAAAAATCGAACACTGCCCTCCAGCCAATTCACGTCCTTGGTCATCGGCCAGCATATTTGAAGAAAACGAAATCGGTTCCGGTGAACAATGACAATGGCACAATGGCGAACGACGCAGAGCGTCTTCCCAGCATAAAAGGCGAAAATCCCCCAAAGTCGATCCCGAATGAGCTTGGCCGTCCGGCCAATATTGACAGACAGACAACTTTTGTACGCCAGGAGAATTTTCCGCCGGACGACGAATCACCGATGAGTATGGCCATGAACAAACAGAACTTTAGTTGCCAAGTTCCAGATCGGAAAAATATTGAACCGAACAGTACCGATCACAAAGATGCAATACACGAAATTCATAACCTGAAGGCGGAAATCTCGCGTCTAAACCGAATGATTGCAGGCGATCAGAATGCACTCCAGCAACGGGATAAAAGGATCAAAGAATTGGAAAATTCCATGTACGATGTACGAGTCGAACTGATCAGGCTGGGTGCCGAAAAGGATAATCTAGAACAACAAGTTCAAGTACTTAACGAACGTTTGGAAGCAACGAGTGGCTTAGAAGAACTGGAAGACAAAATTTGCCGCATGGCTTTAGAAATGGAAAGGCtgaaaagtgaaaatgaaaCTTTCCGAAAACATCAATGCCATCTTGAATACGGTTTTAGTGAG GTTGAAGAAGATTCGACAATTCCGGATGAATTGCCGGGTTGTGCGTTGGAGGAAGACAGAGGAAGAAATCCTATGATGGTGGAGCGattgaaccgaaagttggacaAATATCGAGTATCGCGTTCTAAATTGAGATACGTATTGGGACAGCTGATGGTCGAAAATCAACGAATGCGATCTATCAT TGAGAACCGGCCTCCGATTATAGACAATCCTTACGAAGGTGAACACCATTTGATTTCGAACGAGTTCGACGGAATTATCatcaaccgatttatttttcacgaGCAGCTGAGAAGTCACAAAAGATCTAAGCAAAGTTCTATTGCAGTGAAAAAATATGAAGCATAA